One genomic segment of Gemmatimonadota bacterium includes these proteins:
- a CDS encoding VCBS repeat-containing protein: protein MAMSSPPSTSVTSSWITRGFEAFRRGAFSNGGQNLYVSRAGVLQRIHQFDLDRDGYVDLVFCNSQNHGEKPPVTVYHDVFGRTTSRFLPSDGARTGVVADLNGDGYDDLVVGMFYNGIRRDLNAFLYYGGPDGLGERRVQYLPAPCCTSVAAGDFDGDGRPDLAFVSGGRLRLFPQTALGFEPKGYRDLDIEADQAASCDVDGDGFADLVIRTARGNVRVYWGGPDGIVPERSSDVPVDTDPPDKSDQADQADQADQADQADQDLDGYPEEVDPAVPLVSVLRVRGVPHVFVARTDAVFLVPFEGGRAAGTPVRLSCRNAFAAASGDLAGDGRCDLVVACRDRHDGEECSWLYHGGDEDRYSDQNRTAIPSRYACDAAVGDLDGDGRSEIVICQTHTPESYTSESLAYRWGRDGLAPPRVLETHDARRVLLVRMARASDDPLPQAVFINQFSRNLRGDIPVCVYHGGPDGFDAERRQEVPGWGAVEALRCDLNDDGMPDLILANASENSVRQDPGSYVYYNGEGRFGSEPDVRLPTVRAHGVCCADLDRDGYLDLVFCGFDNPDIVIFYGGQDGFDAGRTERIRLEYEGVVYKDPRWIFLVDLNGDGWLDLVVPQIADDYSFILWGGPEGFSMDRCQALSVWHAACARAADLSGNGYPDLVIGGHEPSIGAPHDSFVHIYWNGPDGLREDRRTLLPSNAVNAMSIMDFNGDGLLDLFVCSYHDNRVRDIDSYIYWNRAGRGFSADDRTRLFTHSASGCVAADFDGDGRVDLAIAYHKVEGDHVGHSAVWWNGPGGFDARRVTRLPTTGPHGMTAVQTGDMLDAGPEEYYVSAPHEIPRGQAVTGIDWEAEYGPGTWVHAQVRWADSEEALARSAWLGTGGAGTWYETPQPVRAAGAGPWVQYRLALGAKNGGSTPRVTEVRLETG from the coding sequence ATGGCCATGTCCTCCCCTCCTTCCACTTCCGTCACATCGTCATGGATTACCCGGGGTTTCGAGGCCTTCCGCCGGGGCGCCTTCAGCAATGGCGGCCAGAATCTCTATGTGTCGCGGGCGGGGGTGCTGCAACGCATCCACCAGTTCGACCTGGACCGCGACGGCTACGTAGATCTCGTCTTCTGCAACAGCCAGAACCACGGTGAAAAACCTCCGGTCACCGTGTACCATGATGTATTCGGACGGACCACTTCCCGGTTCCTGCCGTCCGACGGGGCAAGAACGGGGGTCGTCGCCGACCTGAACGGGGATGGATACGACGACCTGGTCGTTGGCATGTTCTACAACGGTATCCGGCGGGATCTCAACGCGTTCCTTTACTACGGCGGTCCGGACGGACTCGGTGAAAGGCGTGTGCAGTACCTGCCCGCGCCTTGCTGCACTTCGGTGGCCGCGGGGGATTTTGACGGCGACGGCAGGCCGGATCTGGCCTTCGTTTCCGGCGGCAGGCTGCGGCTGTTTCCTCAGACGGCGCTGGGATTCGAGCCGAAGGGCTACCGGGACCTGGATATCGAGGCGGACCAGGCCGCATCCTGCGACGTGGACGGCGACGGGTTCGCCGACCTGGTCATCCGGACCGCCCGGGGGAATGTCCGGGTATACTGGGGCGGCCCGGACGGAATCGTGCCGGAACGATCATCCGACGTCCCCGTCGATACCGACCCGCCGGATAAATCGGACCAGGCGGACCAGGCGGACCAGGCGGACCAGGCGGACCAGGCGGACCAGGACCTCGATGGCTATCCCGAAGAGGTCGATCCCGCTGTCCCGCTGGTCTCCGTGCTCCGGGTCCGGGGTGTGCCCCATGTATTCGTCGCGCGGACCGATGCGGTCTTTCTCGTGCCCTTCGAAGGGGGACGGGCGGCCGGGACGCCGGTCCGGCTTTCCTGCCGGAACGCCTTCGCCGCCGCCTCGGGCGACCTGGCCGGGGACGGACGTTGCGACCTGGTCGTGGCCTGCCGGGACCGCCACGACGGGGAGGAGTGTTCGTGGCTGTACCACGGCGGGGACGAGGACAGGTACAGCGATCAAAACAGGACGGCGATCCCCAGCCGTTACGCCTGCGATGCGGCGGTCGGGGATCTGGACGGGGATGGCAGGTCCGAGATCGTGATCTGTCAGACCCATACGCCGGAAAGCTATACATCGGAATCCCTGGCGTACCGCTGGGGCCGGGACGGGCTGGCGCCGCCGCGCGTCCTCGAGACCCATGACGCCCGGCGGGTGCTGCTGGTCCGCATGGCCCGCGCATCGGACGATCCCCTTCCTCAGGCCGTTTTCATCAACCAGTTCAGCCGGAACCTGAGGGGCGACATCCCCGTCTGCGTCTATCACGGCGGTCCCGACGGGTTTGACGCGGAACGCCGCCAGGAAGTACCGGGGTGGGGCGCGGTGGAAGCGCTCCGATGCGACCTGAACGACGACGGGATGCCCGATCTGATCCTGGCCAACGCCTCAGAGAACTCGGTCCGCCAGGATCCGGGGTCCTACGTGTATTACAACGGGGAAGGGCGATTCGGAAGCGAACCGGACGTGCGCCTGCCGACCGTGCGGGCCCACGGGGTCTGTTGCGCGGACCTGGACCGGGACGGATACCTGGACCTCGTCTTCTGCGGTTTCGATAATCCGGATATCGTCATCTTCTACGGCGGACAAGACGGCTTCGACGCCGGCCGAACGGAGCGCATCCGGCTCGAATACGAGGGCGTCGTGTACAAGGATCCGCGCTGGATCTTCCTCGTCGACCTGAACGGCGACGGCTGGCTCGATCTGGTCGTGCCGCAGATCGCCGACGACTACAGCTTCATCCTCTGGGGCGGGCCGGAAGGCTTCAGCATGGACCGGTGCCAGGCGCTTTCCGTGTGGCACGCCGCCTGCGCCCGGGCGGCGGACCTCAGCGGGAACGGGTATCCCGACCTGGTCATCGGCGGACACGAGCCGTCGATCGGGGCGCCCCACGACTCCTTCGTGCACATCTACTGGAACGGTCCCGACGGGCTACGCGAGGACCGCCGCACCCTCCTGCCGTCCAACGCGGTGAACGCCATGTCCATCATGGATTTCAACGGCGACGGCCTGCTCGACCTCTTCGTCTGCTCCTACCACGACAACCGCGTGCGGGACATCGATTCCTACATCTACTGGAACCGTGCCGGCCGGGGATTCTCCGCCGACGACCGCACCCGGCTATTCACCCATTCCGCGTCGGGCTGCGTGGCCGCGGACTTCGACGGTGACGGCCGCGTCGACCTCGCCATCGCCTATCACAAGGTCGAGGGCGACCACGTCGGCCATTCCGCCGTCTGGTGGAACGGTCCCGGTGGGTTCGACGCCAGGCGGGTCACCCGGCTGCCCACGACAGGTCCCCACGGCATGACCGCCGTGCAGACGGGCGACATGTTGGACGCGGGTCCGGAAGAATACTATGTCTCGGCGCCGCACGAGATACCCCGGGGACAGGCTGTGACCGGTATCGACTGGGAGGCGGAATACGGACCGGGCACCTGGGTGCACGCCCAGGTCCGGTGGGCGGACTCGGAGGAGGCGCTGGCACGATCGGCATGGCTTGGCACCGGGGGAGCAGGCACCTGGTACGAAACACCCCAGCCGGTGCGAGCCGCGGGCGCGGGACCATGGGTCCAGTACCGGCTTGCGTTGGGTGCGAAAAACGGAGGAAGCACCCCGAGGGTCACGGAAGTCCGGCTGGAAACGGGCTGA
- a CDS encoding aminoglycoside 6-adenylyltransferase: MAWHRGSRHLVRNTPAGASRGRGTMGPVPACVGCEKRRKHPEGHGSPAGNGLTDRVGGWITGEQGMRKASEVFDEIQRWAEADDQIRGLVLSSGRVDGNDTVDLLSDYDVIVYVRDQEPYKRDDHWLEAFGSVMTRSPPSPTLFDDGRIGRMVIYDDGIRIDWSVADAESMHDLNGEPEPYRVLLDKDRIVKNPILPYHSAYHVQRPSKDEYDELVADFWWDIIYVAKALWRDELYWAKHMNRKVHSPFLEKVIEWHIGMKNDWSVTTNKHGRWFKRYLDPGTWAEIESTYSGADPDQNWDALFNATRLFRRLAVTVADGMGFDYPHETDRRVTAYMGKIRRLDRDAEDFV, from the coding sequence ATGGCTTGGCACCGGGGGAGCAGGCACCTGGTACGAAACACCCCAGCCGGTGCGAGCCGCGGGCGCGGGACCATGGGTCCAGTACCGGCTTGCGTTGGGTGCGAAAAACGGAGGAAGCACCCCGAGGGTCACGGAAGTCCGGCTGGAAACGGGCTGACAGACCGGGTCGGCGGATGGATCACCGGAGAACAGGGCATGCGCAAGGCGTCGGAAGTTTTCGATGAGATTCAACGCTGGGCGGAAGCGGACGATCAGATCAGGGGACTGGTCCTGTCGAGTGGCCGGGTCGATGGAAACGATACGGTCGATCTGTTGTCGGACTACGACGTGATCGTGTACGTCAGGGATCAGGAGCCGTACAAGCGGGACGATCACTGGCTGGAAGCGTTCGGATCCGTGATGACGCGCTCGCCACCCTCGCCAACCTTGTTTGATGATGGCAGGATAGGCCGCATGGTGATCTATGACGATGGCATCCGGATCGACTGGAGCGTTGCGGACGCCGAATCCATGCACGACCTCAACGGCGAGCCCGAACCTTACCGGGTGCTGCTGGACAAGGACCGGATTGTAAAGAACCCCATACTGCCCTATCACAGCGCCTACCACGTTCAAAGACCTTCAAAGGACGAATATGACGAACTGGTGGCCGATTTCTGGTGGGACATCATCTACGTGGCCAAGGCCCTGTGGCGCGATGAGCTCTACTGGGCAAAGCACATGAACAGAAAGGTCCATTCCCCCTTTCTTGAAAAAGTCATCGAATGGCATATCGGCATGAAAAACGACTGGTCGGTTACGACCAACAAACACGGCCGCTGGTTCAAGCGTTACCTGGACCCCGGGACATGGGCGGAAATCGAATCCACGTATTCGGGTGCGGACCCGGATCAGAACTGGGATGCCCTGTTCAATGCGACCCGGCTGTTCCGGAGGCTTGCCGTCACCGTCGCCGACGGAATGGGTTTCGACTATCCTCATGAAACCGACCGGCGCGTCACGGCGTACATGGGGAAGATCAGGCGGCTGGACCGGGACGCCGAGGATTTCGTGTGA
- a CDS encoding aldehyde dehydrogenase family protein, whose protein sequence is MKALLEKLNIEALNAGACTGMDGWIHGEGPILTSYNPTTGDPIAGVRQATPEVYDRVIEHARATFDTWRALPAPKRGDMVRDLGNILREYKEPLGELVSLEMGKIRVEGMGEVQEMIDICDFAVGLSRQLYGLTIASERPSHRMSEQWHPLGVIGIITAFNFPVAVWSWNASLASVCGDVTVWKPSGQTPLTAVATQHLCNRVMADHGVDGVFNLAIGRGSDVGNFILDDERIPLVSFTGSTATGRTVAARVASRFGRSILELGGNNAIVVTEHADLELAVPGIVFGAVGTAGQRCTSTRRIIGHKRMTSTLVDRLAHAYAQVPMGDPIDDGTLMGPLVTADAVDDMMQAIEQAKAEGGEVVIGGKHRPDLGPNFVEPTIIRMPAQSAIVKQETFAPILYILEYETLDEAIDLHNDVPQGLSSAIFTDSLREAERFLSATGSDCGIANVNIGTSGAEIGGAFGGEKETGGGRESGSDAWKAYMRRQTNTVNWSTDLPLAQGIEFDTGGADGD, encoded by the coding sequence ATGAAGGCACTGCTTGAGAAACTGAACATCGAAGCCTTGAACGCCGGGGCCTGTACGGGGATGGACGGCTGGATACACGGGGAGGGACCGATCCTGACGTCGTACAACCCGACGACCGGCGATCCGATCGCGGGCGTTCGGCAGGCGACGCCCGAGGTCTATGACCGGGTGATCGAACACGCCCGCGCCACTTTCGATACCTGGCGAGCGCTGCCCGCGCCGAAGCGGGGCGACATGGTCAGGGACCTGGGCAACATCCTGCGGGAGTACAAGGAACCGCTGGGTGAACTCGTCTCCCTGGAGATGGGGAAGATCCGCGTGGAGGGCATGGGGGAAGTCCAGGAGATGATCGACATCTGCGATTTCGCCGTGGGACTTTCCCGCCAGTTGTATGGACTGACCATCGCGAGCGAGCGGCCGAGTCACCGCATGAGCGAGCAGTGGCACCCCCTGGGCGTGATCGGCATCATCACCGCCTTCAATTTCCCCGTGGCGGTCTGGTCGTGGAATGCTTCCCTGGCCTCGGTGTGCGGCGACGTCACCGTATGGAAGCCGAGCGGGCAGACGCCGTTGACGGCCGTGGCCACGCAGCACCTGTGCAACCGGGTCATGGCCGACCATGGCGTGGACGGCGTGTTCAACCTGGCCATCGGCCGCGGCAGCGACGTGGGCAATTTCATCCTCGATGACGAACGCATCCCGCTCGTATCCTTCACGGGTTCGACCGCGACGGGCAGGACCGTGGCCGCACGGGTCGCTTCCCGGTTCGGCCGCAGCATACTGGAGCTGGGCGGCAACAACGCGATCGTCGTCACCGAGCACGCCGACCTCGAGCTGGCCGTGCCCGGCATCGTCTTCGGCGCCGTGGGTACGGCGGGACAGCGGTGCACTTCGACGCGCCGCATCATCGGGCACAAGCGCATGACGTCGACGCTGGTCGATCGATTGGCCCACGCCTATGCGCAGGTGCCGATGGGAGACCCTATCGACGACGGTACGCTCATGGGACCGCTGGTCACGGCCGATGCGGTGGACGACATGATGCAGGCCATAGAGCAGGCGAAGGCCGAGGGCGGCGAGGTCGTCATCGGCGGGAAACACCGACCGGACCTGGGACCGAACTTCGTCGAACCGACGATCATACGCATGCCCGCACAGTCGGCTATCGTGAAACAGGAGACCTTCGCCCCGATTCTGTACATCCTGGAGTATGAAACCCTGGACGAGGCCATCGACCTCCACAACGACGTGCCCCAGGGGCTTTCCAGCGCGATCTTCACCGACAGCCTGCGCGAGGCGGAGCGGTTTCTCTCCGCGACGGGATCGGACTGCGGCATCGCGAACGTGAACATCGGCACGTCGGGCGCCGAAATCGGCGGGGCCTTCGGCGGCGAGAAGGAAACGGGCGGCGGCCGCGAATCGGGCTCGGACGCCTGGAAAGCCTACATGCGCCGCCAGACCAATACCGTCAACTGGTCCACCGATCTCCCGCTGGCCCAGGGAATCGAATTCGACACCGGCGGAGCGGACGGTGACTGA
- a CDS encoding phytanoyl-CoA dioxygenase family protein → MSSNGAFIIDKNLGARLDETQADLTRVNADGRDVVPPTDEEKYLFDKDGWLLIPGVLSEAECEEMRAFCLQLHHDPESIPERERSALGGPLQSLTDHPRVVGFMNEFLAYPGLSNQICYGFRQESATLFYREAGDGEFGPHNGNGMLRLPGDSHLYHCIPGKANSALTRVVWELNPVEEGNGTLLVTGSHKSVFPTPSSIQSPDSPLWDTYTCPAGSLMFFTEALTHSGRPWVSEKYPRVAIFSCYNSVNSRWHNWDPHPELLASMPPLRQTLYRGVYAGNNLVGGVML, encoded by the coding sequence ATGTCATCCAACGGAGCGTTTATCATCGACAAGAACCTGGGCGCGCGCCTGGATGAGACCCAGGCCGATCTGACCAGGGTGAACGCCGACGGCCGGGACGTGGTCCCGCCGACAGACGAAGAGAAGTACCTGTTCGACAAGGACGGCTGGCTCTTGATCCCCGGGGTGCTTTCCGAAGCCGAATGTGAGGAGATGCGGGCGTTCTGCCTGCAGCTGCACCATGATCCGGAATCCATACCTGAACGGGAGCGGTCGGCGCTCGGCGGTCCGCTGCAAAGCCTGACGGATCATCCGCGGGTGGTGGGGTTCATGAACGAATTCCTGGCCTATCCCGGCCTGTCCAACCAGATCTGCTACGGTTTCAGGCAGGAATCGGCCACTCTGTTCTACCGGGAAGCCGGCGACGGCGAGTTCGGGCCCCACAACGGGAACGGCATGCTGCGGCTCCCCGGCGACTCCCATCTCTACCACTGCATTCCCGGGAAGGCCAACTCCGCGCTGACCCGGGTGGTCTGGGAGTTGAACCCGGTGGAGGAGGGGAACGGCACGCTCCTGGTAACCGGCAGCCACAAGTCCGTCTTTCCCACGCCGTCCTCCATCCAGTCACCGGATTCGCCGCTCTGGGATACATATACCTGTCCGGCTGGATCGCTGATGTTCTTCACCGAGGCCCTGACGCACAGCGGAAGGCCGTGGGTCAGCGAGAAGTATCCGCGCGTCGCCATTTTCAGTTGCTACAACTCCGTAAACTCCAGGTGGCACAACTGGGATCCCCATCCGGAGCTGCTCGCCTCCATGCCGCCCCTGCGCCAGACGCTCTACCGCGGCGTCTACGCGGGGAACAATCTGGTGGGAGGCGTGATGCTATAG
- a CDS encoding aminotransferase class III-fold pyridoxal phosphate-dependent enzyme, translating into MNSASSAARRGPGNPPTRSGPPMVTDVRRAISPTGAGTTTMTMPGSRPPLSAISENRPRFSPEEAGELALSLYGVSGALCALPSERDQNFRVTAGDGEVFVLKISGAGERRGILDLQHAALEHLAAHYEEAAWPWVCRTGDGEAITRVDGHDGRHHLVRMLTYVDGRPLCDARPHDPGLLNHLGAFLGRLTRAFAGFSHEEKQPELIWNMDNGPDVVRRHAGLIPDAGRRELVMGFCEAYEQAVGPWLDTLPRQFIHNDANDQNVLVRLGRRGQPEDPAPSELEVAGLIDFGDMVHSCALFEPAVAAAYVMLGKSEPLAAAARVAAGYHTEHPMTDLELKLLYHCAVMRLCMSVAISAHQQAAEPENAYLSVSEENAWDLLEKLEDVPPSFAEYLFRDACGRPPCPQTPGIEAYLASKRGAFAPVMGPEVDLSTALVFDLSVSSPDRALLGSSIDVDDLAREVFRRMEEAGAEAGIGRYDEARQVYTAGQFALDSDEMPERRTIHLGMDVFLPAGSPVFAPMAGKVHSFRNNTQPLDYGPCIILEHAAEERERTVGPEGTAGSDLTFYTLYGHLSVESLNGLYEGKRIEKGERFATLGDPTVNGGWPPHLHFQVVTDMLGKKGDFPGVGGPSQRNVWRSLSPDPNAMLGVPAGAFPPDQRTRQEVLSSRREHIGRSLSVSYRRPLKIVRGHMQYLYDDEGRVFLDAVNNVPHVGHSHPRVVAASHRQMAVLNTNTRYLHDNLVDYAERLCTKLPEPLRVCFFVNSGSEANDLALRLARTYTGRRDLLILDGAYHGNLTSLVDISPYKFDGPGGEGAPPHVHKVPLPDPYRGPFKGYTPETGARYAERIRERIDSLAEQDRGISAFIAESLPGCGGQIVLPDGYFKEAFGRVREAGGVCIADEVQVGFGRVGSHFWGFETQDAVPDIVTLGKPIGNGHPLGAVVTTPEIAGAFDNGMEYFNTFGGNPVSCAIGLAVLDIIEEEGLQANALEVGGYLLEGLRALAPDHPIIGDVRGMGLYVGVELVLDRDTLEPGGPQASYVANRMRDHGVLISTDGPLHNVLKIKPPLVFTRENADYLLHCLGKVLKEDYLRNRPPVL; encoded by the coding sequence ATGAATTCCGCCTCATCGGCGGCCAGGCGTGGCCCTGGAAATCCGCCAACCAGATCGGGCCCTCCTATGGTTACGGACGTACGGAGGGCTATCTCCCCGACTGGCGCGGGAACAACGACGATGACTATGCCCGGTAGCAGGCCCCCTCTGTCCGCCATCTCCGAGAACCGACCCCGTTTCAGTCCTGAAGAGGCCGGTGAACTCGCCCTTTCCCTGTACGGCGTTTCCGGCGCGCTGTGCGCGTTGCCGAGTGAGCGCGATCAGAACTTCCGGGTGACGGCCGGCGACGGTGAGGTGTTCGTCCTCAAGATCTCCGGCGCGGGCGAGCGGCGCGGCATCCTCGACCTTCAGCATGCCGCCCTGGAACACCTGGCCGCGCATTACGAAGAAGCCGCCTGGCCTTGGGTATGCCGCACAGGGGACGGCGAAGCCATCACCCGGGTCGATGGACACGACGGACGCCATCACCTGGTACGAATGCTGACCTACGTCGACGGACGGCCCCTCTGCGACGCCAGGCCGCACGATCCCGGCCTGCTGAACCACCTCGGCGCCTTCCTCGGACGGCTGACCCGCGCTTTCGCCGGTTTCTCCCACGAGGAAAAGCAACCGGAACTCATCTGGAACATGGACAACGGACCGGACGTCGTGCGCCGGCACGCCGGCCTGATCCCCGACGCCGGCCGGCGCGAGCTGGTCATGGGTTTCTGCGAAGCGTACGAACAGGCCGTCGGACCCTGGCTCGACACCCTTCCGCGCCAGTTCATTCACAATGACGCCAACGACCAGAACGTCCTGGTCCGCCTAGGCCGCAGGGGCCAACCCGAAGACCCGGCTCCGAGCGAACTGGAAGTGGCCGGCCTGATCGACTTCGGCGACATGGTGCATTCCTGCGCGCTCTTCGAACCGGCCGTCGCCGCCGCCTATGTCATGCTCGGCAAGTCCGAACCCCTTGCGGCGGCCGCCCGCGTCGCGGCCGGGTACCACACCGAGCACCCGATGACGGACCTGGAACTGAAACTGTTGTACCACTGCGCCGTGATGCGGCTCTGCATGAGCGTGGCCATCTCGGCCCACCAACAGGCGGCCGAACCGGAGAACGCCTACCTGTCCGTCAGCGAGGAGAACGCCTGGGACCTCCTCGAAAAACTCGAGGACGTCCCCCCATCCTTCGCGGAATACCTGTTCCGGGACGCCTGCGGTCGGCCGCCGTGTCCGCAGACTCCCGGCATAGAAGCGTACCTTGCATCGAAGCGCGGCGCCTTCGCACCGGTCATGGGTCCCGAAGTGGACCTCTCCACCGCCCTGGTATTCGATCTCAGCGTGAGCAGCCCGGACCGGGCCCTGCTGGGAAGTTCCATCGATGTGGACGACCTTGCCAGGGAGGTTTTCCGGCGCATGGAAGAAGCCGGGGCCGAGGCGGGGATCGGCCGTTACGACGAAGCACGCCAGGTCTACACCGCCGGGCAGTTCGCCCTGGATTCCGATGAAATGCCGGAACGCCGGACCATCCACCTGGGCATGGATGTCTTCCTGCCCGCAGGATCGCCGGTCTTCGCGCCGATGGCGGGAAAGGTCCACAGCTTCAGGAACAACACGCAGCCGCTGGACTACGGCCCCTGCATCATACTGGAACATGCCGCGGAAGAACGGGAACGCACGGTAGGACCGGAAGGCACGGCCGGTTCGGATCTGACGTTCTACACGCTGTACGGGCATCTGAGCGTCGAATCGCTCAACGGACTATACGAGGGCAAACGGATCGAAAAAGGGGAACGGTTCGCCACCCTCGGCGACCCCACGGTTAACGGCGGCTGGCCGCCCCACCTGCATTTTCAGGTCGTCACCGACATGCTGGGCAAGAAGGGCGATTTCCCCGGCGTCGGAGGACCGAGCCAGCGGAACGTCTGGCGGAGCCTGTCCCCCGATCCGAACGCCATGCTTGGCGTGCCCGCCGGAGCCTTCCCGCCGGACCAGCGGACGCGGCAGGAGGTCCTGTCGTCCCGCCGCGAGCACATCGGCAGGTCCCTCAGTGTCTCCTACCGGCGTCCCCTGAAGATCGTCCGGGGCCACATGCAATACCTGTACGACGATGAGGGCCGCGTCTTCCTCGACGCCGTGAACAACGTGCCCCACGTGGGACACAGCCATCCCCGGGTGGTCGCCGCGAGCCACCGCCAGATGGCCGTGCTGAACACCAATACCCGCTACCTGCATGACAACCTCGTGGACTACGCCGAACGCCTCTGCACGAAGCTGCCCGAACCGCTCCGCGTGTGTTTCTTCGTGAACTCAGGGAGCGAGGCCAACGACCTCGCCCTCCGCCTGGCGCGGACCTATACCGGACGGCGGGACCTGCTCATCCTCGACGGCGCCTATCACGGCAACCTGACGTCCCTGGTCGACATCAGTCCGTACAAGTTCGACGGCCCAGGCGGCGAAGGCGCGCCGCCTCATGTCCACAAGGTGCCGCTGCCCGACCCTTACCGCGGTCCGTTCAAGGGCTATACGCCGGAAACAGGCGCTCGGTATGCGGAGCGCATACGCGAACGGATCGATTCGCTCGCGGAACAGGACCGCGGCATCAGCGCCTTCATCGCCGAGTCCCTGCCCGGCTGTGGCGGGCAGATCGTGCTGCCGGACGGCTATTTCAAAGAGGCATTTGGGCGGGTGCGCGAAGCGGGCGGCGTGTGTATCGCCGACGAGGTGCAGGTGGGATTCGGACGCGTGGGTTCGCACTTCTGGGGATTCGAGACCCAGGACGCGGTTCCGGACATCGTCACCCTGGGAAAACCAATCGGGAACGGCCACCCGCTGGGCGCGGTGGTTACCACCCCCGAGATCGCGGGCGCTTTCGACAACGGCATGGAGTATTTCAACACCTTCGGCGGGAACCCGGTCTCCTGCGCCATCGGCCTGGCGGTGCTGGATATTATCGAGGAAGAAGGGCTCCAGGCCAATGCCCTGGAGGTGGGCGGCTACCTGCTGGAAGGGCTTCGCGCCCTGGCGCCGGACCACCCGATCATCGGTGACGTCCGCGGCATGGGGCTCTACGTGGGCGTGGAACTCGTGCTGGACCGCGACACGCTGGAGCCGGGCGGCCCCCAGGCCTCGTACGTGGCCAACCGGATGCGGGACCACGGGGTGCTGATCAGTACCGACGGCCCTCTGCACAACGTCCTGAAGATCAAGCCGCCCCTGGTCTTCACCCGGGAGAACGCCGACTATCTCCTGCACTGTCTGGGCAAGGTACTGAAAGAAGACTACCTGCGGAATCGGCCGCCGGTCCTATAG
- a CDS encoding phytanoyl-CoA dioxygenase family protein: MQYDASRRTFDCEPTLTDSEVLRFCRDGYLHFEGVVPDEINRRTRDYLNGKIPANPCYMPEGITEDDLVRIRNSHEPSSILLEDWFIEHVLLNPVLAGALRSLLGRHVGLPVLVSDHRVACPEGPQGWHHDADHLFGPEVHFVEVFYFPQDTPDEMGPTEVTPGSHIRTTRRTQEENGVLCSGPAGTIGLHSQSILHRRGASTATGLRHMLKYSYWRTVPPARDWIVEPDFDFRHADYGGHGAARYVAHMFYWLCGTGDEFRLIGGQAWPWKSANQIGPSYGYGRTEGYLPDWRGNNDDDYAR; this comes from the coding sequence ATGCAGTACGACGCATCCCGGCGGACTTTCGACTGCGAGCCCACGCTCACGGATTCGGAGGTGCTGCGCTTCTGCAGGGACGGATACCTGCATTTCGAGGGCGTCGTGCCCGACGAGATCAACCGGCGGACGCGCGATTACCTGAACGGGAAGATTCCCGCCAATCCGTGCTACATGCCCGAGGGTATAACTGAAGACGACCTGGTCCGGATCCGGAATTCCCATGAACCGAGTTCGATCCTGCTCGAAGACTGGTTCATCGAGCACGTCCTGCTCAATCCCGTGCTGGCGGGTGCGCTTCGCTCGCTCCTCGGCCGTCACGTGGGATTGCCGGTGCTGGTCAGCGACCACCGGGTCGCATGCCCTGAGGGTCCCCAGGGCTGGCATCACGACGCCGATCACCTCTTCGGACCGGAAGTCCATTTCGTCGAGGTGTTCTATTTCCCCCAGGACACCCCCGATGAGATGGGACCCACCGAAGTCACGCCCGGCTCCCACATCCGCACGACCCGGCGGACGCAGGAGGAGAACGGCGTCCTGTGTTCGGGTCCCGCCGGCACCATCGGCCTGCATTCGCAGAGCATCCTCCATCGCCGTGGCGCGTCCACCGCAACCGGCCTGCGGCACATGCTGAAGTACAGCTACTGGCGCACGGTGCCTCCTGCGCGGGACTGGATCGTCGAACCGGATTTCGACTTCAGGCACGCCGACTACGGGGGGCACGGGGCCGCCCGTTACGTGGCCCACATGTTCTACTGGCTCTGCGGCACAGGCGATGAATTCCGCCTCATCGGCGGCCAGGCGTGGCCCTGGAAATCCGCCAACCAGATCGGGCCCTCCTATGGTTACGGACGTACGGAGGGCTATCTCCCCGACTGGCGCGGGAACAACGACGATGACTATGCCCGGTAG